ATCTTGATCACTTCGCCATTCTGCGCGCCAGCCAAATCACCAGCACTGAAGGAGACTTCCTCCAGCAAACGCTCCAGCAAGGTGTGCAAACGACGGGCACCGATGTTCTCGGTCTTCTCGTTGACCTGCCAGGCGATCTCCGCCAGGCGCTTGATGCCGTCCGCTTGGAATTCGATACCCAAGCCTTCGGTTTTCAGCAGCTCACGGTATTGCTCGGTGAGCGACGCGTGCGGCTCGCTGAGGATGCGCTCGAAGTCGCCTGGGGTCAGCGCCTTGAGCTCCACGCGGATCGGCAGGCGACCTTGCAGCTCTGGGACCAGGTCGCTTGGCTTGCTCAGGTGGAACGCGCCGGAGGCAATAAACAGGATGTGGTCGGTCTTGACCATGCCCAGCTTGGTGTTCACCGTGCAGCCTTCGATCAGCGGCAGCAGGTCGCGCTGTACGCCCTCGCGGGACACATCGACACCGCCGGAGTTGCCGCGCTTGGCCACCTTGTCGATCTCGTCGATAAACACGATGCCGTGCTGCTCGACCGCTTCCAGGGCCTTGGCCTTGAGTTCTTCCTCATTCACCAGGCGCCCGGCTTCTTCGTCGCGCACCAGTTTCAGCGCTTCCTTCACCTTGAGCTTGCGGCTTTTCTTCTTGCCCTTGCCCATGTTGGCGAACAGGTTCTGCAACTGGCTGGTCATTTCTTCCATGCCAGGCGGGGCGGAGATGTCGACGCCGGAGACTTCAGCGACTTCGATCTCGATTTCCTTGTCGTCCAGTTGGCCTTCACGCAGGCGCTTGCGGAACAGCTGGCGGGTGTTGGAGTCCGAGGCAGGCGCGGCGTCTTCGTTGAAACCCATGCGTGCCGGTGGCAGCAGGGCGTCGAGGATGCGTTCTTCGGCGGCGTCTTCGGCGCGGTGGCTGACCTTGGTCACTTCCTGTTCGCGCAGCATTTTCAGGGCGGCGTCGGCCAGGTCACGGATGATCGACTCGACGTCGCGGCCCACGTAGCCCACTTCGGTGAACTTGGTGGCTTCGACCTTGATGAACGGTGCATTGGCCAGCTTGGCCAGGCGACGGGCGATTTCGGTTTTACCGACGCCGGTCGGGCCGATCATCAGGATGTTCTTGGGCGTTACTTCAACGCGCAGTTCTTCGGGCAGTTGCATCCGGCGCCAGCGGTTACGCAGCGCAATGGCTACGGCGCGCTTGGCATCGTCCTGGCCGATGATATGGCGGTTGAGTTCATGGACGATTTCGCGGGGAGTCATGGACATAGTGTTTGGCGGCCTCAAGCGGAATAAGCCTACGGCTTACTCAGCGAGGTCCTGCTCCTCAATGGTCTGGTTGTGGTTGGTGAACACGCAGATATCACCGGCAATACCCAGGGCGGTCTCGACGATTTCGCGAGCCGACAGGTCGGTTTTCTTCAACAGTGCGCTGGCGGCCGCTTGGGCGTAGCCACCGCCGGAACCCATGGCGATCAGGCCATGTTCAGGCTCAACCACATCGCCGTTGCCGGTGATGATCAGGGAAGCGTCTTTGTTGGCGACGGCCAGCATGGCTTCCAGGCGGCTGAGGGAGCGATCGGTGCGCCATTCTTTGGCGAGTTCAACCGCAGCGCGCACCAGGTGGCCCTGATGTTTCTCTAGCTGGCCTTCGAAACGCTCGAAAAGGGTGAAAGCGTCGGCGGTAGCGCCGGCAAAGCCCGCGAGAACCTGGCCGTGGTACAGGCGACGCACTTTCTTGGCGTTGCCTTTCATCACGGTATTACCCAGGGAAACCTGGCCGTCGCCGCCCATGACGACTTTGCCGTGGCGACGTACTGAAACGATGGTGGTCAAGGGGAGAGTCTCCACGCAGCGGGGCGAAAATGCCCTGATGGAAACTGATATGGGGGTGGTGGGGGGGATTTCAACTGTAGGACGGGAGGGTGGACGAGTGGTGTTTATAGGCCTTACACAATTTTGAGGACACCCGAAACCAAATGTGGGAGCTGGCGTGCCTGCGATGGCGGTGTGTCAGTCACTGAAAATATTGACTGTTACACCGCCATCGCAGGCACGCCAGCTCCCACAATTGTACTGTGTTGGCTGCGAGCTAGCGGCTCTGGCGTTGTTGTAACAACAGGTTGCTAAAGCCCGCGCCAGCCAGTTGTTTCTGCGCCACGGTCAGCTGTTCACGGTTGCTGAACGGCCCCACCAGCACGCGATACCAGGTCGCATCCTTCACCGTACCCGACTCAACCGTCACCGACTGCCCCAGCAGAATGATCTGCGCCCGCACGCGATCCGCATCCGCCTGTTTCGGGAACGAACCCGCTTGCAGGAAGAACTTCGTCACCGGCGCGGCTTTGGTCTCGGCAACCGGCGGTGCTGGCGGCGGCGTAATGCCAGCCAGCGCAGCCTGGGCGCGCGCCGTGTCGATTTTCGCCGCTTCCGCTGGGGTGACCGGGGTGGTCGGTACCTGTGGCGTCGGCAGGGTTTTCTCCGGCACGGCGTCAGGCGGCACGATCACTTCCGATTCCGGCAGCAGCGTGTAGAAGTCGTACTTCGGCTTCACAGGTGCGGTCGGGCTTGGCGCCGTCTTGTTGGCTTCGGCCATTTTCGTGGCCTTCTGCTGTTCCTGCTTGACCCGTTTGACGTCATCGCCCTTGCCCGGATCCAGCTTCATCAGGAACACGATAAACGCACCGACGGTGAGGCCGATCGCCATCCACAACCAGCCCGGGATCGGCTTCTTCGCCGGGGCCTGGTAGCGGCTGGCGCCGCGCTTGGGTGCAGGTTTTTTCTTGGCAGCCAACTTACATACGCTCCAGAGTTTCCAGGCCCAACAGTTCCAGGCCTTGCTTGAGGGTCCGTCCCGCCAAGGCGGCGAGGCGCAGGCGGCTTTGCTTCTGGGCTTCGTCGTCGGCGCTCAGGATCGGGCAGTTCTCGTAGAAGCTGGAGAACAGGCCCGCGACTTCATACAGGTAAGTGCACAGGATATGCGGCGTGCCTTTCTCGCCGACGCTGTTCAGCACTTCGCCGAATTGCGCCAGTTTGGCGGCCAGTTCCTGTTCGTGCGGGGCGTCCAGCACGATCTGGCCTTCAACCTCGCTGAAGTCCTTGCCCAGCTTGCGGAAAACGCCCGCCACACGGGTATAGGCGTAGAGCAGGTACGGCGCGGTGTTGCCTTCGAAGTTCAGCATCAGCTCGAAGTTGAAGCTGTAGTCGCTGGTGCGGTGCTTGGACAGGTCGGCGTATTTCACCGCCCCGATGCCCACCACGCGGGCGATGTTGCGAAGGTCGGCCTCGGCCAGCTCCGGGTTCTTTTCCTTCAC
The genomic region above belongs to Pseudomonas azotoformans and contains:
- the hslU gene encoding ATP-dependent protease ATPase subunit HslU, which gives rise to MSMTPREIVHELNRHIIGQDDAKRAVAIALRNRWRRMQLPEELRVEVTPKNILMIGPTGVGKTEIARRLAKLANAPFIKVEATKFTEVGYVGRDVESIIRDLADAALKMLREQEVTKVSHRAEDAAEERILDALLPPARMGFNEDAAPASDSNTRQLFRKRLREGQLDDKEIEIEVAEVSGVDISAPPGMEEMTSQLQNLFANMGKGKKKSRKLKVKEALKLVRDEEAGRLVNEEELKAKALEAVEQHGIVFIDEIDKVAKRGNSGGVDVSREGVQRDLLPLIEGCTVNTKLGMVKTDHILFIASGAFHLSKPSDLVPELQGRLPIRVELKALTPGDFERILSEPHASLTEQYRELLKTEGLGIEFQADGIKRLAEIAWQVNEKTENIGARRLHTLLERLLEEVSFSAGDLAGAQNGEVIKIDAEYVNSHLGELAQNEDLSRYIL
- the hslV gene encoding ATP-dependent protease subunit HslV — its product is MTTIVSVRRHGKVVMGGDGQVSLGNTVMKGNAKKVRRLYHGQVLAGFAGATADAFTLFERFEGQLEKHQGHLVRAAVELAKEWRTDRSLSRLEAMLAVANKDASLIITGNGDVVEPEHGLIAMGSGGGYAQAAASALLKKTDLSAREIVETALGIAGDICVFTNHNQTIEEQDLAE
- a CDS encoding SPOR domain-containing protein: MAAKKKPAPKRGASRYQAPAKKPIPGWLWMAIGLTVGAFIVFLMKLDPGKGDDVKRVKQEQQKATKMAEANKTAPSPTAPVKPKYDFYTLLPESEVIVPPDAVPEKTLPTPQVPTTPVTPAEAAKIDTARAQAALAGITPPPAPPVAETKAAPVTKFFLQAGSFPKQADADRVRAQIILLGQSVTVESGTVKDATWYRVLVGPFSNREQLTVAQKQLAGAGFSNLLLQQRQSR